The DNA segment GCGCGCGAGAGGGATGTGCGTGTGCCTGCCAGTCACCGCTGAATCCGGGAGCTCCCCACCGCCGTGCCAGAGCAGAGCTGACGGGGCCCCCCCAACTTTCAACAACAACACCCCCCTCCTGAGTTGAACCGCTCCCGTGAGACTTCACTGGGATGTGTCTAGTACCAGCGTTATACAGCGCGACCTGTTTAGAACGTAATGAACCCTGACTCCAGGATCTCCCTGCAACTCTGCCAGCCAGCGCAGAGTTAACGGTCCGTCCAAGTATCAACAACCACTCCTGAGAGACAGATCTCCCTGGTTGTTGGAGACATTTTACAGAGACTGGCCCTGTTGGTTACTCCAGTGTGTTATACTGTATGGCCTGTTTAGAACATAATGCATCAGGCTCTAAGGTGGATACAAGGAGATGGTGTTTTGCAGTGCACTGCATTAAAGCTCGCCAGGCTCTGAGATGAAATAACATCTCTTTAAACTTACTGCACCACACTGATGAGGACAAAAGCACACcaagggaaaacacacacacacacacacacacacacacacacacacacacaggccttccTTTACATTAAGTGAGTAAGGCCTGCTGTAAAATAGTAATGAGCTTTCACAAATTCACCACCAAAagcacatctctctctgtctctctcaagtCAATATGCTAATGAGCTACACTAGCCTGGAGGTTTACATTATGGAGCAGGCAAAGCATACATGTGCAAATAAAAGCAATTTCATGGACCTTCATCTTATGTTGTACAATGGTTTTCTTTGGAGAATCAATGTGTCTTCATTTGTATTTCTGATGTGAATCATCAAAGGTCTGAGTAGAGTGATTGAGTTCCCTGTACAATTTCTGCTAAAAAAATTATGTTACATCCTACACGAATCACACTTGGAACACACAATAGTTGCATGATATATCTGTGGTAAAGAGCAGATTTATTCATTTCATACTAAGAGGACAAAATATCCTTCAGCGTCCACAGAAGGCCATACATAATTAATTTTATACGACATACAAAATACTTGCTTTACAAAATGCAAAGTACTTTTTCTTTTCCATTGCATATAATTATGTGTGTTAGATGTGCTGAGTCCAGGATATTCTATAACATAATTGTATttatatgtatgtttatattttatgtgtgtgtgtatgtctaaaaATAAACAGTGTATGAATGCAGATATTTTCCATAGGGGTGTCGTGATGGGGCATCAGGGTGCCTTTAACTTGGTCGTCCGCTTTGACTCCCAGCCACCAGATCTGAGTGGCCTGACACGTGGAGGTGGCAAGCCTCTgggggctcacacacacacacacacacacacacacacacacagaggtgacaAGACTGTGGGCCATTACGTTTGACATTGCCTCTGAGTAGGGGTTGAGTTGTTTTGAGTTGTTTTGACTCAGTAAATGTGGCATTGCCGTTAGATACGTGTGTTTTgactgtgtgttcatgttcttTTGCCGTATCACGTgtttatgtcagtgtgtgtgtgtgtgtgtatttgtgtgcctgtgtctgtgtctgcatttgtatgtgtgtgtgtattaccctaggaaatgtatgtgtgcgtgtctgtgtctgtgtgtgtgtgtatgtgttcgtgtgtgtgtgtgtgtgtgtgtgtgtgtgtgtgtgtgtgtgtgtgtgtgtgtgtgtgtgtgtgtgtgtgtgtgagagagagagagagacagagggagagaaagattttACCCAAGgaaaggtgtgtatgtgtatgtatgagtgtttgtgttctgtgcatgtgttctctgtgtgtgtgttctgtgtgtatgtgtgtgtgtaagtatgtgtgtttgtgtgttctgtgtatatatgtgtgtgtgtgtgtgtgtgtgtgtgtattaccctAGGACTAGCTTTCACTGCACAGCTCATGGCAGCACTGTAGCCTTGAATGACAGATCTGTCCACGAGGGGAGCGGTGAACTTGGGTGGGCAGTTCATATCATGCTCTTTGAAGGGAGGGGGCTTATACTCCAGATCtgggagtgaaggagagagagagagagaaagagaaagagagagagagcaaaataagagatagaatgagagaaaggACAACGGAAAAtacagagcaagggagagagagagagaaagaacaacgTAAGAGCAATGGGAAGATCAAAAGACTAGCAAAAAAAGAAGAGTTGACAGAAATAATACAGTATCTTCTTAATCATTTCCATCATGATCActgtagatacacacacacacacacaagcacacacacaaacacaaacacacacacacactcactcactcacacacaaacacacacactttgtttgaCGATCTTGGCGGTGTCCTTGCTGACTCCTGGGTCGTCGCTTGGGCCGCACATGTTGACACTGAACACGCGGAACATGTACTCGTTCCCCATCACCAGATCCGACGCTGTGCAGTTGGTACGTCTGTTGTGCTCATACACCGTGAACCACTcctgcccaacacacacacacacacacacacacacacacacacacaggcagaaaaCATGTTAGTGTCTGTTAACAGTGCGGAGACAGCAGCACAGAGCTGCTGAGTTATTGTGCCTGATGACACACGACAGGGCCAATAAAGAGCTCCATCCAGTGGGTGTACAGTACGAGTAACCTGTTTGGTGTTGACTGTGCAGACTCAAACCCTCATTGTAAATATGCTCATGGATGTAGTTTTCACTTTCAGTCTTCTACTCTAGCCAACTTTGAAAATTGCAATGCTGTAATTGGATCATTCAAAAGATGGCGCTATAGATTAGATTAATGAGAAGATAGTTTCATTTCATAATCTAATCAATCTACGGTAAAAACAATTAGAGCTACAGTCATTTGGGTGATTGGATCTTGTTATCATTTACCTAGAGCTCACAACTTTCTCACTATTCAACATCCTCTcctggggagagagaaacaacatCAGTTGACCCCCTATTTGACATTTGGCAAAAGAGGAAAGATTGTCAAGGTCAAGTTCAATGCCCAGACAGCACTAATAGACTACTAATGAGTAGTTTTGAATATGAATCttcataaatgtatttatttacactTAATATGGAGTGAATGGGTCACATCACGACCACTTCCGGTTTGGGACAACTCggtgaaaacaaacacatggaCATCTGATGTGAATTCCAAAATGGCACCAAGTACTTGCCCATTTAGTTGGGTCATTTTTCCCTGAGCCAGCTGGGGGCCAGTCTGTCATTTTCAGACTGTAACACGTTTGACTTTTTATCTAGCTCATGAGAATAGTTGTATGACATCTTCAATGGCCAAATACAACcatgtggttttgttttcaGAGTTCTGCCCAAAGACTTTGCTTTATGTCAAGAGGAAATGACGACACACTATCATCCTTCATGGCCCCTACCATCGTTTTCTTATCAGCCTTCTGGATCAGGTAGCCAGTGATTTCACAGTTGCCGTCGTCTTTCGGGGGTTTCCATTCCAGTGCGGCGTTGAAGCCCCATATGTCCGTCACCTTGACCGCAGTGGGGGGACCTGGCTtctctgcactcacacacacacacacgtcattcaGTTCATGAGTCTCCTGATGTCCAGTTAAAGTCACAGAAACTGATTCATTTGAGTGGTTCTGATATATACCATACATATGTGCAGGGGCAGTGGTAGCCTTGCTGCCAGAGATATGGCTGACATGGGTGTTGAACCAGTTTCCTGTgcttgcgtgtgtatgtatatttatgtgtgtgtatctatatgtatgtgtcctcgttaatttatttattagagGATAGTCTTTTATCTTCATGTAATATATGTACCAGCTGCCAGTGTTTGTGTAAAATGCTTTAAATTGGCCCCTGAGAATGAAATGTGATACATATGAATGTGTCTAGCCTCAGGCCTGCTGCTCGCTGTGCCAGTGTTTCTTGATGTGCATGTCTCAAAGACTTGCAGTCATCGAGAGTGACTACAGGGGGTGCTATTACACGCATGAAATATTCAGTCATAAGTAATTATTAATATCTGTAGAGAGCAAGACTGAGCCATGTAATGCTGACTGCGGGCACCCATGCTGGGTTGGTGACCTGGCCTCCAAAGTATAACCTGCATATTGTTGATTAAAGGTACTGTTATTGATAAGTAACATAAGATCAAAATGATTACCTTGCAAATATTGATGGCCAGTTAATCAGATGAACTCAAATGTCTTCAGCAACTGGCAAAATCATTAAAGACCACACTATGATTTCTATGGTGAGTAATGATAAATCATTCTAACGTCTATGGTGACTGACCCAAAGGAACGTTAAAACCCTCAACGTGGATGTCTGTTTTGGCTCATACAGACGCCTCCAGGGACTGCCCAAAAGGTGTGCTTACCCACGACGCGGATGTCTATGGTGGCTCTGTCCTCCATGTTCTCGATCTGTAGCACCAGTGTGTATTTGCCAGAGTGGTCTCTCTCGGCTGACCGGATGAAGAGGACGCTGTCCACAAATGAGTTGCGCACGCCCACCTTCTTAAGGTCTACAGGCTCACCGTCCTTTAACCAGGTAGCCACTGGACGAGGCTTAccctatacaaataaatggtgcaCAGAGATACACAAACATAGAAataaacatgcgcacacacacataggcatacacacacacacacacacacacacacacacacacacacacttttagatATTCATTTAGATCAGAAGAAGTGATCCTTGAGGTACACCAGATGGGGTCACTGTTAATTTGACTTCTATTTCGTCCTGAATCTTTTGTCCTGAACCTACCTGGAAGGGGATGACCAGGTTGATTTGGTCTCCGACCTGCCTGACGTATTTCTGTCTGAGGCTCCGCGGCAGGCGAATCTTAGGACGCTCTGTGCAACGCAGCCgggaaaaagacacacacatcaggagaaagaaagataaaaatTTGGCACTAAATTTGGTACACAATTTGATACACAATATGCAATGCAAAACATCAGTCAGACTTCAGACACATTCAGGCCCATTTTGCTTGACCCCACACATGAGCTAATTGACCATTTGAACTCTTAAGTGTTGACCACGTGCTTGTGACCTCACCAACAATCTCTCTGATAGTGACTGGTTGACCCAGGAGGGCGGGGGGGCTGCGGCCAGCGATGTTGACCGCGACAACGCGGAAGTCCAACTTCTCCCCCGTGGGCAGGTTGCGCACCACAAAGCTCTGCCTGTCCACTGGCTCGGAGTTGGCCACTTGCCACTCAgtgtctagagagagagagagagagagagagagagagagagggacgtgAAGAAAAAAGGGATGTATAGAATGACAGACTGCACAGATATGCACATTTATAAAGAGACAAAAAGGATTAGATGAACAAACAATGTCAtatctatatatccatataCCATATATTTCTATCTGTATATTGGAGGAGGTctgaagaagagagggatgaatgtgtgagggaggaggagatttCAGAGAGCCAGGcgtggaggtgaagagagggatgaatgtgtgagggaggaggagatttCAGAGAGCCAGGcgtggaggtgaagagagggatgaatgtgtgagggaggaggagatttCAGAGAGCCAGGcgtggaggtgaagagagggaaagacggGGGAtttgaggaggagaaaagagatgtgttggaggagatggagaaatgGGAGATATGGCTCATTCACATTCTTTGGCcagccattgtatgtgtgtatgcatgtgtgtgtgtgcatgtgtgtgtgtgtgtgtctgtgtgtgtgtgtgtgtgtgtgtgtgcatgtgtgtgtgtgtgtgtgtgtgtgtgtgtgtgtgtgtgtgtgtgtatgtatgtgtgtgtgtgtgtgttagtgtgtgtgtgtgaattcaacTAAGATGTGTGATTTCAGAGGGCCAGGCGTGGACACAggtgaagagagggatgaatgtgtgagggaggaggagatttCAGAGAGCCAAGTGTGGACACAggtgaagagagggaaagacaggggatttgaggaggagaaaagagatgtgttggaggagatggagaaatgGGAGATATGGCTCATTCACATTCTTTGGCcagccattgtatgtgtgtatgcatgtatgtgtgtgtgtgtgtgtgtgttaacacacCTCCCTCTTTGCAGTACTCTATGATGTATCCGTCCAGGCCTCCAGCGCCGATTCTCTCGGGGGCCAGCCATTTGAGCGAGCAGGTGGTGTCTGTCACGTCGTTGACCATCAGCCTCGTGGGCTCACTGGTGGGTGCTACAGGAGACACAATCCTCACAGTGAGTTATTTAcactacagtatgtacacaGTCCATATACTGTAGGTACCATGTAGATTACAGAGCGTCTAAAGCTGGTACACTGGAAGACTTGAGCTGATGTCTACAGTAGGATGACATTTGAAGATGAATTGTGAGAGTTCAAAAGGTTACATGACCCATAACTGGAGCACTGTTTCCGATAGTATACCACATGCAATTGGGCATGATGTGCGTATgactgtgtgagtttgtgtgttgtgtgtgtgtgtgtgtgtgtgtgtttaaacagagatagatagagagagagagagagagagagagacagagagagagagagagtagatggGTTCCAATATGTGTCCCCATGTCTACAGTAGTCAGAGTACACACTGACCAGagatcagtatgtgtgtgtatgggtgtgtatacTGTGATCTCACCAATTGGCATGAATGGTTTAGAGTTGAGGCTAGGCTGTGACATGCCGATGCTGTTAACTGCGAAGACCCTCATCTCATAGAGGACGCCCTCAATCATACGCTTAGCCTCGTATGTGGTCGACTCATAGACGTCGAAGTTCAGCTTTGTCCAGCGAGACGAacccttcttcttcctctccatGTAGTAACCTGAGACAGGTGGTGTGGAAGTGAAACATATTGATTGCTTTAGATTCAATTCATCCATTTGTTATCATTATACAGTACAATATACATGTATAAATACAATGAAAGATGATATTAAAATCTAACAAGAAAGGCACAAAGTAGCAAATTGTGAAATGAAAGGAGTGGCAAGATGGTTGTTGAGACAAAAATACACTAACTCTGAAGCTGCTTTAAGCAACATTAGCAATTCTTGCTAACTTCTACCAGAGCCACTGGCATAGTGCATAGTGTAAATCAGAGAATCTGTGAATCAGAGAATCTGTAATTGAGATTCTCTGATTTACTATGCTGACCCACAGAAGCAAGTGATGTATGCACTTCTATGTGCAGTGAAATGATTGGTTTATACAACTGGATCGTGTTTCAAACCTCTATTCCCATCATGCTCTGTTTCCATGGTGGTTACCAGTGTGCCAACTAGATGCTAATATACTGTAAGCAAAGCTCACAATGACTTTAATGCCCATTTGCTCACATGCATgacctacagtacagtacatcagCACGTGGTCTTACACATGGTCAGACATCCCAAATCtcatttctctccatccctcagtGGCAGCTATTTAGATTGTAATCACATGGCCAGTGTGTTGTGAGCAGTATGGGGCCCTTGGAGTGTGTGGGCCTAATTGGCTAATTCTCATAGCAGAGCCTGATTTGCATAATAGCTTTTATCCCTTGGGTGGTGGTGGGTAATGTGTTAATGGAGGcagggggtggagagggggtgTCAGTCTACCAGTGATTGGTTGTAATTAGTTGGTGGTGCCAAGGgaagaatggtgtgtgtgtgtgtgtgtgtgtgtgtgtgtgtgtgtgtgtgggggtacctTTGATAGGCGCGCCGCCATCGATTTTTGGGGCTTCCCAGGTGATGGTGGCACAGTCCTCTCCCACAGCAGTACATTTCACATTTTCAGGAGGATCAGGGAcatctataaacacacacacacacacacacacacacacacacacaaacacatacagtaacacacacacacacacacacacagaaacatttaACATAATAACATGCACCGGTATTTGGTCTACACAGATTGCTGTATGCTATATGGTGCCATTGAAAATGGTTTCTTCTGACAACTAGCTGCTAAACAAGTCACCTGATGCTATTcactttttggaacaagaaaGTTGACATACTTTCCTCTAAGTGAAGCAGCAGAGGAAAATCTCAAAGgacttacgtgtgtgtgtgtgtgtgtgtgtgtgtgtgtgtgtgtgtgtgtgtgtgcaactgggTTAGAGTACATTCTAGTAAGTGTGTAACTGGatatctgtttgtgttttgcatGGTAGCCTGAAAGTCACCTTGCATAAGCCTCTTACCCAGAAAGTaggcctctatgtgtgtgtgtgtgccagtgtgtgtgtgtgtgtgtgtgtgtgtgtatccaagactgtgtgcatatgtgtctatccctgtatgtgtttgtttgtttctagaTATGTGCTtgtctgtatttgtatgtgtgtacatatgacgcgtgtttatgagtgtatatgtgtatatgtgtaatgttcatatgtatgtgtgtgtatgtaaacatttgagaatgtatgtgtgtgtgtatttatctcatgcatgtgtgtttgtaagtgactctgtgtgtgtgtgtgactctgtgtgtgtgtgtgtgtgtgtgtgtgagtgaatttgTCCACAGAATCTGACCAACGATCTTGATGTGGATGTTGGCCTTGTCCTCTCCGGCGGGGTTGGTGGCGGTGATGCTGtagttgacacaaacacacacacacacacacacacacacacacacacaatacacatacagtaacacacacacacacacacacacagaaacatttaACATAATAACATGCACCGGTATTTGGTCTACACAGATTGCTGTGCGTTATATGGTGCCATTGAAAATGGTTTCTTCTGACAACTAGCTGCTAAACAAGTCACCTGATGCTATTcactttttggaacaagaaaGTTGACATACTTTCCTCTAAGTGAAGCAGCAGAGGAAAATCTCAAAGGacttacggtgtgtgtgtgtgtgtgtgtgtgtgtgtgtgtgtgtgtgtgtgtgtgtgtgtgcaactgggTTAGAGTACATTCTAGTAAGTGTGTAACTGGatatctgtttgtgttttgcatGGTAGCCTGAAAGTCACCTTGCATAAGCCTCTTTACCCAGAAAGTaggcctctatgtgtgtgtgtgtgtgccagtgtgtgtgtgtgtgtgtgtgtgtgtatccaagactgtgtgcatatgtgtctatccctgtatgtgtttgtttgtttctagaTATGTGCTtgtctgtatttgtatgtgtgtacatatgcgacgtgtttatgagtgtatatgtgtacgtgttcatatgtatgtgtgtgtatgtaaacatttgagaatgtatgtgtgtgtgtatttatctgcgtatgtgtgtttgtaagtgactctgtgtgtgtgtgtgtgtgtgtgtgtgtgtgtgtgtgtgtgagtgaatttgTCCACAGAATCTGACCAACGATCTTGATGTGGATGTTGGCCTTGTCCTCTCCGGCGGGGTTGGTGACGGTGATGCTGTAGTTGCCCTCGTCCTCCCTCTCGGCCCCCTCAATCACGAAGCTGCTCAGGCCGGTACGGCTCTCCACGCGAACACGACCCGCTTCTGTGCCAATCACCTGATTCATGCATGcatagacacacccacacaaacacacacatacaattgacacacacacatacatacatacattcatacatacatacacacaaacacacacacacatatcatggTGGTTATCCAATGTTGGAGAAGacatttctgtgtctgtgtgagtgcatgtgtgagtgcatgtgtgtgtgtgtgtgtgtgtgtgtgtgtgtgtgtgtgtgtgtgtttgtgtgagtgcatttgcgtttctgtgtgcgtgttttgtgtacattttgtgtctcatttgtgtttctgtgggcatgtgtgtgtacgtgtgtgcatgtgtatgtgtgtgtgtgcgtgtgtgtgtgtgtagcacctTATCTCCCCTCATCCACTGAACAGTGGGAGGTGGGTCTCCTGAGATCTCCGTGTCAAGGCGGAGCTTATTGCCGGCGACAACAATAATCGTGTTCTGAGAGACCATTTGGCCAGTGACGTCCAGATGAATCTTAGGAGGCTCTGGAATTAcacagagagaggtgaggaacagaaaacacatgttgagagagagaaagaggtgaggAAAAGAGGTGAGGAAAAGAGGTGAGGAAAAGTAAAcacatgatgagagagagagagagagagagagagagagagagagagagagagagagaggacagaaaggACAAACTATCAGAGGCAAGGGAGACCATGGCACTGCATTCAGGTTAGATGGCATAACTCACCTTGCCTTGGGACATAGTCAACCTTGATCTCTGTAGGgcaggagaaagagaacaaGTTATTACAAAGTTATTTATTATGCCATATGATCAACAAGATGTATAATATGCTGGTATCATGAATCTAGAAGACCAAATGCATCCATTGGAACTAGTCATTATATGCTAGCTTGTGAGAAAAGGGAAATAAGGCTGTCCAAATCATTATGAATTACCCAATAGTGATCGATAAAGTAAATCCTGATCCTAATAtgagaaactctctctctctctcacccaggAAGTTGAGCTTGGCTGACAGTGAGAGGGCGTGGCCATCTGGAACAAAGGTGTAATCTCCAGCATCCTCTGGCTTCACATCATCGATGGTGAGTCGGTGgaacctaaaacacacacacacacacacacacacacacacacaataattgtaatatatgtgtgtgtgtgtgtgacacaagaTGCATGATGCCATTTAATACCAGGTGTTTGCATCAatggagtaagagagagagagagagagagagagagagagagagagagtgtgtgtgcatgtgtgtgagtgtgtgtgtcataaggTGTACATTACCTGCCAATATGGGACATCTTGATGCGGTCGCTGGGCAGGACCTCCACGCCATCCTTGAACCACTTGCCTGTCACCTTGTCATCAGACACCTCACATTTGAACATGGCTTGCTCGGCCGACTTCACCGTAAGGTCAGCCATGTCCTGCAACACTTCCAGCTCCTTCTCTGTCGACGGGACACACAATAGAGGGGTTTACGCAGGTTACACATACTTATTAtccggctcttcacaatgctccattgacttgaatgggaatTCTCAACGTTCTACCGGTcaaatatattcatgtaattaccgctgaaaacatataatgaccgctgtcaatggcaacaggttttgtgcttctgattcacgtctttcatatcactccgcaagtagtccggtcacttcttgcaatggaacttcattcaaaagtgaaagcagacggttgatcagctgtgatttatagaatgtttgatttaagttgagcgtgtgttgcgaactatttgtttctcagcaaaaaccACAACAAATCAATCAAAAGACATATCATGTgaagtttctttttcttgtgtTGACAAGTAGCCGGATAATAAGAGGGACAATGTATAGAAAGCTGGTCATTgccgggaaaataagtcccttctgGGCGAAGCAAGACCAGATCTACAGTGTGCAGACTTTcctttttacattttcagaagTATTCCAGAGTATACAGAGCAGATATAAAGGTAGACATAAGGTACATACTCATTttcatggattaagcctagtgtTGGACTAAAAGAAAACTTCAGGATGAGATTTCCATAAAAAA comes from the Alosa alosa isolate M-15738 ecotype Scorff River chromosome 22, AALO_Geno_1.1, whole genome shotgun sequence genome and includes:
- the LOC125287093 gene encoding myosin-binding protein C, fast-type-like isoform X23, with the protein product MPEPTEAKTEAEPPQEEKAEAAPAEEAEAAPAEEAPAAEPAEPAPVEEGDAPPVEAPSAEEPPPTLTGMFLERPEDVVAIAGTDVTFVAKVDATTLRFKPSAKWLKGKWLDLGSKAGKHLQFKETYDRNSKIYTYEMKIIKVVVADAGGYRCEVASKDKCDSTTFEVSVEAADTGDHQHDVLSAFKREGAGEDDGELDFSSLLKAVKKKKKKPVEEEKEDVWEILKKAHPSEYEKIAFDYGITDLRGMLKRLKKMKTVVPKISDAFIKKLEDCYSVEKGKKIVLTCEVVDPNCQVKWLKNGQEIKPSAKYIMEANGNLRTLTINKCSLADDAAYECVCGTDKSYTEVFVKEPPITITKLMDDYHVTVGERVEFEVEVSEEGAHVMWYFENLELVRTEDSKFRFKKDGKRHWLIIQEATLDDIGMYHCFTNGGHTKGELEVEEKELEVLQDMADLTVKSAEQAMFKCEVSDDKVTGKWFKDGVEVLPSDRIKMSHIGRFHRLTIDDVKPEDAGDYTFVPDGHALSLSAKLNFLEIKVDYVPRQEPPKIHLDVTGQMVSQNTIIVVAGNKLRLDTEISGDPPPTVQWMRGDKVIGTEAGRVRVESRTGLSSFVIEGAEREDEGNYSITVTNPAGEDKANIHIKIVDVPDPPENVKCTAVGEDCATITWEAPKIDGGAPIKGYYMERKKKGSSRWTKLNFDVYESTTYEAKRMIEGVLYEMRVFAVNSIGMSQPSLNSKPFMPIAPTSEPTRLMVNDVTDTTCSLKWLAPERIGAGGLDGYIIEYCKEGDTEWQVANSEPVDRQSFVVRNLPTGEKLDFRVVAVNIAGRSPPALLGQPVTIREIVERPKIRLPRSLRQKYVRQVGDQINLVIPFQGKPRPVATWLKDGEPVDLKKVGVRNSFVDSVLFIRSAERDHSGKYTLVLQIENMEDRATIDIRVVEKPGPPTAVKVTDIWGFNAALEWKPPKDDGNCEITGYLIQKADKKTMEWFTVYEHNRRTNCTASDLVMGNEYMFRVFSVNMCGPSDDPGVSKDTAKIVKQNLEYKPPPFKEHDMNCPPKFTAPLVDRSVIQGYSAAMSCAVKASPRPKIIWLKNNMILGDDPKYLMMNNQGVLTLNIRKPGMFDGGKYTCRAVNDLGQAEVECKLEIRPQPPMEEKRK
- the LOC125287093 gene encoding myosin-binding protein C, fast-type-like isoform X5, with translation MPEPTEAKTEAEPPQEEKAEAAPAEEAPAAEPAEPAPVEEGDAPPVEAPSAEGPEEDGEETAVNGEVIENGEAVPGTEGQEAPASTDAPEAPAVEEEPPVVEEPPPTLTGMFLERPEDVVAIAGTDVTFVAKVDATTLRFKPSAKWLKGKWLDLGSKAGKHLQFKETYDRNSKIYTYEMKIIKVVVADAGGYRCEVASKDKCDSTTFEVSVEAADTGDHQHDVLSAFKREGAGEDDGELDFSSLLKAVKKKKKKPVEEEKEDVWEILKKAHPSEYEKIAFDYGITDLRGMLKRLKKMKTVVPKISDAFIKKLEDCYSVEKGKKIVLTCEVVDPNCQVKWLKNGQEIKPSAKYIMEANGNLRTLTINKCSLADDAAYECVCGTDKSYTEVFVKEPPITITKLMDDYHVTVGERVEFEVEVSEEGAHVMWYFENLELVRTEDSKFRFKKDGKRHWLIIQEATLDDIGMYHCFTNGGHTKGELEVEEKELEVLQDMADLTVKSAEQAMFKCEVSDDKVTGKWFKDGVEVLPSDRIKMSHIGRFHRLTIDDVKPEDAGDYTFVPDGHALSLSAKLNFLEIKVDYVPRQEPPKIHLDVTGQMVSQNTIIVVAGNKLRLDTEISGDPPPTVQWMRGDKVIGTEAGRVRVESRTGLSSFVIEGAEREDEGNYSITVTNPAGEDKANIHIKIVDVPDPPENVKCTAVGEDCATITWEAPKIDGGAPIKGYYMERKKKGSSRWTKLNFDVYESTTYEAKRMIEGVLYEMRVFAVNSIGMSQPSLNSKPFMPIAPTSEPTRLMVNDVTDTTCSLKWLAPERIGAGGLDGYIIEYCKEGDTEWQVANSEPVDRQSFVVRNLPTGEKLDFRVVAVNIAGRSPPALLGQPVTIREIVERPKIRLPRSLRQKYVRQVGDQINLVIPFQGKPRPVATWLKDGEPVDLKKVGVRNSFVDSVLFIRSAERDHSGKYTLVLQIENMEDRATIDIRVVEKPGPPTAVKVTDIWGFNAALEWKPPKDDGNCEITGYLIQKADKKTMEWFTVYEHNRRTNCTASDLVMGNEYMFRVFSVNMCGPSDDPGVSKDTAKIVKQNLEYKPPPFKEHDMNCPPKFTAPLVDRSVIQGYSAAMSCAVKASPRPKIIWLKNNMILGDDPKYLMMNNQGVLTLNIRKPGMFDGGKYTCRAVNDLGQAEVECKLEIRPQPPMEEKRK
- the LOC125287093 gene encoding myosin-binding protein C, fast-type-like isoform X32, encoding MPEPTEAKTEAEPPQEEKAEAAPAEEAPAGDAPPVEAPSAEEPPPTLTGMFLERPEDVVAIAGTDVTFVAKVDATTLRFKPSAKWLKGKWLDLGSKAGKHLQFKETYDRNSKIYTYEMKIIKVVVADAGGYRCEVASKDKCDSTTFEVSVEAADTGDHQHDVLSAFKREGAGEDDGELDFSSLLKAVKKKKKKPVEEEKEDVWEILKKAHPSEYEKIAFDYGITDLRGMLKRLKKMKTVVPKISDAFIKKLEDCYSVEKGKKIVLTCEVVDPNCQVKWLKNGQEIKPSAKYIMEANGNLRTLTINKCSLADDAAYECVCGTDKSYTEVFVKEPPITITKLMDDYHVTVGERVEFEVEVSEEGAHVMWYFENLELVRTEDSKFRFKKDGKRHWLIIQEATLDDIGMYHCFTNGGHTKGELEVEEKELEVLQDMADLTVKSAEQAMFKCEVSDDKVTGKWFKDGVEVLPSDRIKMSHIGRFHRLTIDDVKPEDAGDYTFVPDGHALSLSAKLNFLEIKVDYVPRQEPPKIHLDVTGQMVSQNTIIVVAGNKLRLDTEISGDPPPTVQWMRGDKVIGTEAGRVRVESRTGLSSFVIEGAEREDEGNYSITVTNPAGEDKANIHIKIVDVPDPPENVKCTAVGEDCATITWEAPKIDGGAPIKGYYMERKKKGSSRWTKLNFDVYESTTYEAKRMIEGVLYEMRVFAVNSIGMSQPSLNSKPFMPIAPTSEPTRLMVNDVTDTTCSLKWLAPERIGAGGLDGYIIEYCKEGDTEWQVANSEPVDRQSFVVRNLPTGEKLDFRVVAVNIAGRSPPALLGQPVTIREIVERPKIRLPRSLRQKYVRQVGDQINLVIPFQGKPRPVATWLKDGEPVDLKKVGVRNSFVDSVLFIRSAERDHSGKYTLVLQIENMEDRATIDIRVVEKPGPPTAVKVTDIWGFNAALEWKPPKDDGNCEITGYLIQKADKKTMEWFTVYEHNRRTNCTASDLVMGNEYMFRVFSVNMCGPSDDPGVSKDTAKIVKQNLEYKPPPFKEHDMNCPPKFTAPLVDRSVIQGYSAAMSCAVKASPRPKIIWLKNNMILGDDPKYLMMNNQGVLTLNIRKPGMFDGGKYTCRAVNDLGQAEVECKLEIRPQPPMEEKRK